The following nucleotide sequence is from Saimiri boliviensis isolate mSaiBol1 chromosome 6, mSaiBol1.pri, whole genome shotgun sequence.
AGTGATTAGAAGGGATAAGGATGGACGGTTAGCAATACTTACGAGGAGCCGGTTCTGTGCCAGGTTATATATGAACCCTAGTTCATTTGATCCACACAAAAATTAGAGGTTGGCTCTGCTATCCCCACTTAGCAGAAGAGTAAACTTCTGCTAAGTGGTTGGAAGAgagaaattatctttatttttatagctcATAAGTGGTAGGGCTGGGAATAAATCCTAAGAAGGTAGAATAAATATTCAGTATAGTAGTCTATATTAGAAGAACGCTTTGTGAAAGAAGATGTATTACAGAGGACACTGACTCAGTAGCAAACCGAATACAGTAGACTTCTGCAAATGTTTGTTAATCTATATAGGTATTTCGTTTTGAAATCTGTCTTTTTCCTGTGTACCATTTATTCCATGTGcttgtggttattttttttttctcccacggAGGCCTGAATATTAATCCAAGGACAAGATGGCAGATTCATCATCATCTTCCTTCTTTGCTGATCTTGGGCTGCTATTGTATTTGGAGGAACTAAACAAAGAGGAATTAAATACATTCAAGTTATTCCTAAAGGACACCATGGAACCTGAGCACGGCCTGATACCCTGGAATGAAGTGAGGAAGGCCAGGAGGGAGGACCTGGCCAACTTGATAAagaaatattatccaggagagaAAGCCTGGAGTGTGACTCTCAAAATCTTTGGCAAGATGAATCTGAAGAATCTGTGTGAGAGAGCAAAAGCAGAGATCAACCGTGAGTGATTCTAGGGGCTAGGCGGGACGGAGGTGTTTCCTGGAGCCCATTGGAATGATTCTGTAAGAGGGATTTAGGGATTAAACCATTTTGGGGGACAGAAGCTCCATGGTGGTCTTGTGCATGGGGAGCTTGTTGGATTATTTGAGGAAGGAGAGGCAGAAGGGTTTTGAGTACTGCTACTCAGCCTAGCTTCTCAATTAGGGGCAATTCATCCATCTTGTATTAATTGAAATGATTAAAGGAATTAAGTGATAGAAATTGTTCCATAAAGTGCCTTCGCTAAATTACAAGTTATAAGTTAGGCAACATTTTGAGGAATCAAATATGATTTAACATATTTGCTGAACTATAAGGAAtgagataaaaattattattggatATAAGCCAATCTAGTATTTTTAGTCATTCTCAGATATGAAATATTATAGACATCCAGAATTCCTTACTCATGTACAAGGctttatagttatatatatatattaagcatATATGTACGTATAAAATAGTCATATCCATTGTCTCCTTTGCACCTTACCATATCCTAGTGAAGTCaatatagacaaggaaactgggGCTTACACTACACCATTTGCCCCGGAGTTAGTTACAGGGTGGAAACCTGGGCAAGAGGTCTCTTACTTCTGTGTTGATCATATCACATTGTTTCTTCCCCTAGCTAAGCTTTGTCTCTGGCAGCTCTAGTTTTCTTCAATCCAGATAGCCATAGAATTGTACTACTGATGAGAATGCTGGCCTCTGTTCTGGCCACCATGAAAGCTTACTTGTTTATGTTAAACCTCAAAATTCCATTGGAATCTGTTGCAGGGTCGACCCAGAGTATAGGACCAGATGATGCCACCGCTGAAGACACACAAAGAGATCAGGAGGCAGTGCTGGGTGAGTAATTAGGCCTTTCGTCTAATTTGGGAGGCATTCAAAGTTGTTATACAGGATGGAGATTTATCTCCCAGAGAACTTTGTTCATCgcttgctaacttttttttttttttttttttttcttgagacggagtctcactctgtcacccaggctggagtgcagcagcatgatctcggatcactgcaagctccgccttccgggttcaagcgattcttctgtctcagcctcctgggaagctgggactacaggcacgcaccaccatgcctggctaattatttgtacttttaatagagacggggtttgacagTGTTATCCatgatggtctctatctcctgacctcatgatccatctgcctcggcctcccaaagtgctgggattacaggcatgaaccactgtgcctgtccaACTCTTGCTAACTTCTAATACCCCACCTGTTCCCTGAATGTCACCCCAAAAGAGTTAACAAAACTGACTCTCTGGCCAAAGTCAGAATCAGGGCCTTGTTAATTCGTCCTCAAGAGAGCAGTGTTTAGAATGCCTGCTCGAAAGTTGAAGGGCTGATGCACAAAGGtatattaatgtttatattttatggaCTAAAGAGTTCACTGAGTTGGCAAGAAACTTTCAGTTTATCacatctcctttctttctttaaagatggTGCTGTAATTAAATTCTAAGAGTGGTGACAAACTGGTTCATATAAAAACTGATTTCTAGAACCAGGTCTTCTCAGTTGTAGTTAACACAGGGGTCCGGAACTCCTATGCCATGGACTCTCACTGGTTGGTGGCCCCTCAGGAACTAGGTCACACAGTAGAATGTGAGTGGTGGGCCGAGTGAGGATTACCGCCTGAGCTCTCATATGAGcaggaaccctattgtgaactgcacatgcaggGGATCTACACtgtatgctccttatgagaatctcatgaTATATGTAATGTaattgaatcatcctgaaaccatctcccctccctgccctgtcACCCCTGCCCCCGAcgttcatggaaaaattgtcttccacaaaacttgTCCCTGGTGCCCAAAAGCTTGGGGATTTCAGATCATTGGTCTAACACCATTTCCCCACTTTGTTTTGAATTCTACGTAATTTAATTCCAGTTTATAGAAATGAAGTTACAGTAGAAAGAAAATTGGGTGAAGTGAGAAAACTTTATTCTTAACCCAGCCACATTCTAACAAGCCACTTTATTTCATTCaagaaataactgaaaacttCATCCAAAGCACTAAAATATAACAATTGCTTGCTACATTAAATGACCTTGAATATAATTTCCCACTGTGACCTTAATTTCTGATTCCATATAAAGAAGTTTATGTTTGTGGTCTGAGAAAAACTCATGGttaataaattttgttatttcaaacCTATGGGTATTTCCTTCTTATGTGCAGATAATTGCACACAGATAGCTAATAAATGTCTTGAAATTATTTGGCAAATTGTGATAAAAGTAATCTGTATTATagaaactttggaaaatactgtaagtacaaaataggaaataagtaattattttcagtaaataatcAGCAATGatttactgattattttctcTATGAATGTACTGACATCACACTGAATTACTATAGTTTCATGGTAGGTTTTAATTTTGAGtaaattgtgtgtttttttttcctccctgcttggacaatcattttttcttttttagttatcatttgtttatgttttagctttgtttttaaacttcaCATAGGcaaaatgagctttttttttaaaaaaaaaaaaaaaaaagattcaaatattatttaaaaagtacataaagTGAGTTTCTCACTCTTCCCACTCTCCATCCCCAATCCTATGATTCAGAAATAACCAGTGTTAATATATTGGTGGATATGGTATAGGTTTTCAGATACATAAAGttggttcatttttttccccaggagaGGATCATATTGTACATAATTCCCAGAAACTTGAAATCTTTTTGTTTATTACATGGGGGGATATCAGTATCTATAGTTATACTTTATTCAAAAGTTGTAAAGTACTCAATTATATGATTGTAGtctctcattttttattgcacAAATATATTTGACACTTCTTGTGTGCAAGAAGATGTGTTAGACACTGAACATGCAGTGATGAAGCCCCTAGCCAAatgcatcatttatttaaaaaattaagtaattataGCTTGTGACATGTATGTGAATGAAAATGTACTGTTTTGAGAATATATAAAAGGGGGAAGTAGTCTAGCAGTGAGGGTCAGAGAAGTCTTCCCTGAGATCTTGTCCTTTTATTAGAGATCTAAAGGATCTCTATAGGATCAAACTTAAACAGGTAAAgatgaattatattttcattctatttcacttaggatatttttctttttcagaatattaTTTAAGCTATGATTCAATGTTTATTAACTTTTTACTTGTACAAAGTAAATTATTTTGATCTGTAGATTCAGGTCTGTCTTGGGGTCTTccctattattattaatagtcacttctgttctttttttatcTGTATGACATCTCTGTTCTCCATGTCTATCACCTTTTTTCTCTGTAGAAGGAaaagtggaaagaagaaaaaatatttctagaatgtATCTGGCTTTTATTTCCCATCACAAATTCATTTTTCCATATTGTCAATTCTGTTTTTTGTTACAGCATCTAATACAGGTTTTAAATCTATAGaaagatttttgtttgatttatataatttttaaaaaatctaaaccaGCTCTGATTTCAacctatattctttctttttcctaactCCAAGTTTGGTCTTCTTGACATTGCATTTCATAGAATTTGTTTTAATcatgtgtctttgtttttgtgcttttaaCCTATGCCATTCTGACTTAGgtgatggaacagaatacagaattcgaataaaggaaaaattttgCATTGCATGGGACAAGAAATCTTCGGCTGGACAGCCTGAAGATTTCCATTATAGAATTACTCAGGAAGACAGAAAACTGTTGGAACAGTTGTTTGATGTGGATGTCAAAACCGGTGAACAGCCACAGACAGTGGTGCTTCAGGGAGCTGCTGGTGTTGGGAAAACAACCTTGGTGAGAAAGGCCATGTTGGATTGGGCAGAGGGCAATCTCTACCAGCAGAGGTTTACGTATGTTTTTTATCTCAACGGGAGAGAAATTAATCAACTGAAAGAGAGAAGCTTTGTTCAACTGATATCAAAGGACTGGCCCAGCACAGAAGGCCCCATTGAAGGGATCCTATCCCAGCAAAGCAGCCTCCTGTTTATTATTGACAGTTTCGATGAACTCAACTTTGCCTTTGAAGAACCCGAGTTTGCACTGTGTGAGGACTGGACCCAAGAACACCCAGTGTCCTTCCTCATGAGTAGTTTGCTGAGGAAAGTGATGCTCCCTGAGGCGTCCTTACTGGTGACAACAAGACTCACAGCTTCTAAGAGACTAAAGCAGTTGTTGAAGAATCACCATTATGTAGAGCTGCTAGGAATGTCTGAGGGTGCAAGAGAGGAGTATATTTACcagttttttgaaaataagaggtGGGCCAAGAAAGCATTCAGCTCACTAAAAAACAATGAGATGCTGTTCAGCATGTGCCAAGTCCCCCTAGTGTGCCTGGCCACTTGTACTTGTCTGAAGCAGCAAATGGAGAAGGGTGGTGATGTCACATTGACCTGCCAAACAACCACGGCTCTGTTTACCTGCTATATCTCTAGCTTATTCACACCAGTAGATGGATGCTCTCCTAGTCTACCCAACCAAGCCCAGCTTAGAAGCCTGTGCCATGTTGCTGCCAAAGGAATATGGACTATGACTTACGTGTTTTACAGAGAAAATCTCAGAAGGCTTGGGTTAACTAAATCTGATGTCTCAAGTTTTCTGGACAGGAATATTCTTCAAAAGGATGCAGAGTATGAAAACTGCTATGTATTCACCCACCTTCATGTTCAGGAGTTTTTTGCAGCTATGTTCTATATGTTGAAAGGCAATTGGGAATCTGGGGACCCTTCCTTCAAGCCTTTTGAAGACTTGAAGTCATTACTTCAAAGCACAAGTCATAAAGAACCCCATTTGACACAGACCAAGTGCTTTTTGTTTGGCCTTTTGAATAAAAATCGAGTAAAACAACTGGAGAAGACTTTTAACTGTAAAATATCACTGAAGATAAAGTCAAAGTTACTTCAGTGGATGGAAGTATTAGGAAAAAGTGAATATTCTCCATCACAGCTGGGATTTCTGGAGTTGTTTCACTACCTGTATGAGACTCAAGATAAAGCATTTATAAGCCAGTCAATGAGATATTTCCAAAAGGTTGCCATTAATATTTCTGAGAAAATCCATTTGCTTGTATCTTCCTTCTGTCTTAAGCACTGCCGGTGTTTGCAGACCATCAGGCTGTCTGTAACTATGGTATTTGAGAAGAAGATGTTAAAAACAAGCCTCCCAACTAACACTTGGTAAGTGTGTTAGGGCCATTCCCTAGAAGTGCCTTGTAAGGGAGAGAAGTAGATTTTGTCAGAGGAAGGAGTTGTTTGGCTGAGGTCCCCGAGCTGAGATAACCCTTTAGATTTGTCCCATCTTGAGGCAGGGAGGCCAAGCATTTAAACCCTTTATTTTCCAGTCATGACTACTGGTGATGAGTGTGCAAAAACTTACCTGAAATGACTTTTTTGACCTGAAGACAATTCCAGGAGAGGGACTGGGCTGGGGACTCTAAATTGTTGACAATTCCAACAACTCAGGGAATGAGCACTTCATTCTTCAAGGAGGAATGTGGCCTGGCACAAACTTGCATCCATGTTAGTACGTATCTTTAATGTCTAAAGATAATGCCGTCCAGAAGAATAAGGAACTAGAAATTTCCTGCTGAGCCTGGTAAACACAGGTTCTCTCTCTGTGTTACATTCCTGTGTACTTGGCTGACCTAGCTCACTTTCCCCATTGCTCAGACATTGGTTGGCCTTTGTGTTGTAGCTTGTGAAGGGTCTCAGCCTTTTAGTGCCTATCTGGAGACATTGGAGGTTAGTAGGAAATAGTAGGTgctaaatgaatatttttgaaaaaaagaaatgaaccttaatgttttatatatatattattctactCTATCTCCTTCCTTAAGTTGGCTTTTCTGACTGTAGTCATCTAAATCTGAGGAAAGAAATGAACTATGGAATTCATTCCCAGATGTATATAAAATTGAGGACTTTCTATGTGCTATATATTTGTATAGTGAACCAGATGTTTAACATAATATCCAATTTAATGTTGGCAaccatctgtatttatttttaagattacaaaactgagactcagagatgtATTTCTAGAAAACTTCTTGATTCAAGCACACTGAAATAATAGTTAAGTTGCTGAGTGCTTACCACATAACCTGGCAGTCTTCTAAGTCCTTAATCTCGTTTAGTCTTCCAATAGTCCTGTGAGGTAGttgctattatttccattttacttagGACAAAATTGTGGTACCAAGAAGGCATATAACTTGACTGAGGTAAACATCTGATTGTACTTCCTTGGTTTGCTAACTTTACCCAAGCTGCTGAGTGCCATTAAATACAATTGCGGAAGCATTCCTGTCTTAcaagaacatatattttatttatttccaaactGTGGTAGTAGAAATTGTGGGCCCTGATGCCATGACCATTACCCTCCTTGGAAAATTGTGAGTAATCTTCAGTCAGTTTTCTTAACTCAGACTTAAGAGTTCTGTTTAAAGAAGATGCTGTTTAACCCAGGGCATTAAAGCATCTTTTATGCCTTGTAGTAAATGTTAGAACAGTATTCTGGCCACTTGATTCCCAGTTCTCCTGCTAGCTTTCCTTATCTATGTTGTAGAGTTATTTAGTACTAGAATTGGCATTGTTGCTAAAATAAGGAGCCAGAGAACCCAGTGTTTTGAAAGAAACACTGTAGGTGACCCCAGTCTCTTCTGTAATACAACTACATTGTAAATTTTATAAGAGCAGGAGATCTCCGTATGGTTTACCATTTTATCTAGTGTTCGCATATAGGAAACACTTGAATGTTTGAATGATTTATTATcttgtttttagaaatttaagaCCTCAAGTGATATAGACCACCACTATGAATTGCCATTCGTTCAAATTTAAGATATgggaatgaatatttatttattgagtagcCATTATATATAAGGCAACACACtagacttttatatattttaatataatatatatttaatatctataACATGTATATAACATTTACTGATTATTAGGAATACTTACAGCATGAGACATTTGCTAAGCATTTTTTATATACTACCTTACTGAATCTTAACAGTAATCCTAAAAAATAGATAACcattgtcttcatttttcaaGATGATGAAGCTGAGGCTCACATGGGTTAGTAAATTTTCCAGAATAACTCAGTTTAGTGAGTGACAGAGCTGAACTGGGACTCAGAACTGCTCCACTGTTGAGTTTATAATCACCAGGTTGTTCCCTGTTTTGTTCGTTATTCTTTGAGTTTATTGATGATATtcctaataattaaataattaagtatttAACATTTACAGAGTGCTTTTGTGTACCATCTAAAATGCACTGTTAAATTTTCACAACCCTGTGGAAGGAGAcaacatttccattttatagtcgATGAAAACTTGTAACTTACAGAATTGATGAAACTCTCTTAAAATAATGTAGCTAGTCATTGGTAGACCTGGGGCTCAGGCCTGTGTTTTTTAATCTCTACCACTTTATACTTAATGTCTACCCACTAATCCTAATCATATTCTTTGTGACCAAATTTTATCTTTTGGTAATTGGCTCTTCAAGTATTTGAATACTTCTCTCTTATTCCTCCTGAGTCTCTTCCTCTAAAGTAAAGCCtctctggtttttattttgtgtgtgttgaggggAACAGATGGGAAGTGGGAGAGCCATTGAACAAATAAGGCCTCTGGAGTGCCCAGAGAAAGACTTCTTGGTGACTGTGGCACATCAGAGCTGCACTAGATGCTCTTGCCTTTCCAAAGTACACTTACTTTTAGCCCAATACTATCTTCTGAGAGCTGCCTGGGCTGAAATAAAATcagtgttgtttttcttttttcgatTATTTATGCAAAGGGATGGTGATCGCATTACTCATTGTTGGCAAGATCTCTGTTCCGTGCTTCATACAAATGAACACTTGAGAGAATTGGACCTGTCCCATAGCAACCTTGATAAATCAGCAATGAATATCTTTCATCAAGAACTAATGCACCCAGACTGTAAACTACAAAAGCTACTGTAAGTCTGGTATGAGAAAATTTAATGGAGTTATTCTAATTTCTTTCTGTGTCCCACCTTCCACTCATACTTGTTAAGTGAAGCCAACGCTAAACAAACGCTTATAACCCATTGTGTAAAATACTCGAAGAACAGGAGCAATGGAATCCACTGGGGACATGGGATCAGGGCTAACTTGTTCTCAGTGATTCCACAGGGCATAGTAGCTGTTCACATGGGGTTTTTGGGCTTGGTTAGGAACTTTC
It contains:
- the NLRP14 gene encoding NACHT, LRR and PYD domains-containing protein 14 — translated: MADSSSSSFFADLGLLLYLEELNKEELNTFKLFLKDTMEPEHGLIPWNEVRKARREDLANLIKKYYPGEKAWSVTLKIFGKMNLKNLCERAKAEINRSTQSIGPDDATAEDTQRDQEAVLGDGTEYRIRIKEKFCIAWDKKSSAGQPEDFHYRITQEDRKLLEQLFDVDVKTGEQPQTVVLQGAAGVGKTTLVRKAMLDWAEGNLYQQRFTYVFYLNGREINQLKERSFVQLISKDWPSTEGPIEGILSQQSSLLFIIDSFDELNFAFEEPEFALCEDWTQEHPVSFLMSSLLRKVMLPEASLLVTTRLTASKRLKQLLKNHHYVELLGMSEGAREEYIYQFFENKRWAKKAFSSLKNNEMLFSMCQVPLVCLATCTCLKQQMEKGGDVTLTCQTTTALFTCYISSLFTPVDGCSPSLPNQAQLRSLCHVAAKGIWTMTYVFYRENLRRLGLTKSDVSSFLDRNILQKDAEYENCYVFTHLHVQEFFAAMFYMLKGNWESGDPSFKPFEDLKSLLQSTSHKEPHLTQTKCFLFGLLNKNRVKQLEKTFNCKISLKIKSKLLQWMEVLGKSEYSPSQLGFLELFHYLYETQDKAFISQSMRYFQKVAINISEKIHLLVSSFCLKHCRCLQTIRLSVTMVFEKKMLKTSLPTNTWDGDRITHCWQDLCSVLHTNEHLRELDLSHSNLDKSAMNIFHQELMHPDCKLQKLLLKFFTFSDGCQDISTSLIHNQNLKHLDLKGSDIGDNGVKSLCEALKHPDCKLQTLRLESCNLTVFCCLNISNALIRSQSLIFLNLSTNNLLDDGVQLLCEALRHPECYLERLSLESCGLTEAGCEDLSLALISNKRLTHLCLADNVLGDGGVKLISDALQHPQCTLQSLVLRRCHFTSLSTEHLSTSLLYNKSLTHLDLGSNSLQDDGAKLLCDVFRHPSCNLQDLELMGCVLTNACCLDLASVILNNSNLRSLDLGNNNLQDDGVKILCDALRHPNCNIQRLGLEYCGLTSLCCQDLSSALSINQRLIKMNLTQNILGYEGIAKLCEVLKSPECNLQVLGLCKEAFDEKAQKLLEAVGVSNPHLIIKPDCNYHNEEDGSWWRCF